One window of Thermocoleostomius sinensis A174 genomic DNA carries:
- a CDS encoding pentapeptide repeat-containing protein translates to MKQYACVMSLVAGVVCVSAIGCTPQTIDPQQQVLQEKDCANCVLQGAELSQKDLKSAQLNGADLSQANLEQTDLSGAFLDSANLSESNLSQANLTGAGLSSANLSNANLQAANLQGAYLRNADLSGADLTNANLENADLSGTNLDQATLDGANLQGAILPDGSVQN, encoded by the coding sequence ATGAAACAATACGCATGTGTCATGAGTCTTGTAGCGGGGGTTGTTTGCGTTAGTGCAATTGGTTGCACCCCCCAAACAATCGATCCTCAGCAACAGGTTTTACAAGAAAAAGACTGTGCCAATTGTGTGCTGCAAGGGGCTGAACTTAGCCAAAAAGACTTGAAATCGGCCCAATTGAACGGGGCCGATTTAAGCCAAGCTAATTTGGAACAAACAGATTTAAGCGGGGCATTTTTAGATAGTGCCAATCTCAGCGAGTCCAACCTGAGTCAAGCAAACTTAACTGGCGCTGGGCTGTCGTCTGCGAACCTCAGTAATGCAAATTTACAAGCGGCCAACCTCCAAGGAGCCTACCTCAGAAATGCCGATTTGAGTGGAGCAGATTTAACCAACGCCAACTTGGAAAATGCTGATCTCAGCGGCACGAATCTCGATCAAGCAACGCTAGACGGAGCTAATTTACAGGGAGCTATCTTACCGGATGGCAGCGTGCAAAATTAA
- a CDS encoding ABC transporter permease: MVIAGLITIPILVILSSVFLGPSDAWSHLASTVLPRYITSSLWLMLGVGVGALLIGVSTAWLVTMCRFPGVRCFEWSLLLPLAVPAYLLGYVYTELLEFYGPVQTSLRSIFGWTQVSDYWFPPIRSIGGAIAMLSLVLYPYVYLLVRVGFLEQSVCMSEASRSLGCGPWRSFFKVALPLARPAIATGVALALMETLNDFGTVQYFAVDTFTVGIYRTWFGMGDRTAASQLSALLLGFVLLLLLLERWSRWQAQYYQATSRYQQASPYCLTGWRAGLAGLVCFLPIGLGFLVPAGVLLRMAFSNVTRNFSQQFWQLASHSFILSSVTAIVGVVLALIMAYGLRLRPSPIMSLATRVASMGYAIPGTVIAVGVLVPAGRFDNAVDAWMRSTVGISTGLLLSGSIAILVFAYLVRFLAVSLGTVESSLGRIKPSLDDAARSLGHNSTSTLLRIHAPLIGGGLLTAAILLFVDVMKELPATLIVRPFNFDTLAVEVYRLASDERLAEAAAPALAIVAVGILPVMVLSWQITRFRQSQ, encoded by the coding sequence ATGGTGATTGCGGGGTTAATTACCATCCCTATTCTGGTGATTCTTAGCAGTGTGTTTTTGGGCCCTAGCGATGCTTGGAGTCATTTGGCTTCTACAGTTTTGCCTCGTTACATTACTAGCTCTCTTTGGTTAATGCTAGGGGTAGGAGTGGGTGCGCTATTGATTGGCGTCAGCACGGCCTGGCTAGTAACAATGTGCCGGTTTCCGGGGGTTCGATGCTTTGAGTGGTCGTTGCTATTGCCATTAGCAGTTCCCGCTTATTTATTGGGCTATGTTTATACTGAACTGCTGGAATTTTATGGCCCAGTGCAAACCAGCCTACGATCGATTTTTGGCTGGACACAGGTGAGCGATTACTGGTTTCCCCCAATCCGCTCAATTGGGGGTGCCATTGCCATGCTCAGCTTGGTGCTCTATCCCTACGTGTATTTGCTGGTGCGGGTAGGGTTTCTGGAGCAATCCGTTTGCATGTCCGAGGCTAGTCGATCGCTGGGCTGTGGGCCATGGCGTAGTTTTTTTAAGGTGGCATTGCCTTTGGCTCGACCTGCAATTGCAACGGGGGTAGCGCTGGCTTTAATGGAAACGCTGAACGATTTCGGCACGGTGCAATATTTTGCGGTGGATACGTTTACAGTCGGCATTTACCGCACATGGTTTGGCATGGGCGATCGAACGGCGGCGTCCCAACTGTCGGCGTTGCTATTGGGGTTTGTGTTGCTGTTGCTGTTGCTAGAACGTTGGTCGCGATGGCAAGCCCAATACTATCAAGCCACAAGTCGCTATCAGCAAGCATCTCCCTATTGCTTGACGGGTTGGCGAGCCGGGTTGGCCGGGTTGGTCTGTTTTTTGCCAATCGGGTTGGGGTTTCTAGTTCCAGCTGGAGTACTGCTACGGATGGCTTTCTCGAATGTCACCCGCAATTTCAGTCAGCAGTTTTGGCAACTGGCAAGTCACAGTTTTATTTTGTCGAGTGTAACGGCGATCGTGGGTGTGGTGCTGGCTCTAATCATGGCTTATGGTCTGCGGTTGCGCCCTAGCCCCATAATGTCTTTAGCGACTCGTGTGGCGTCAATGGGCTATGCGATTCCAGGTACTGTAATTGCTGTGGGGGTGCTGGTTCCGGCGGGTCGGTTTGATAATGCTGTTGACGCTTGGATGCGATCGACGGTTGGTATTTCTACCGGATTGTTACTCAGTGGTTCGATTGCAATTTTGGTTTTTGCTTACTTGGTGCGGTTTTTGGCAGTTTCGTTGGGAACGGTTGAATCCAGCTTGGGACGAATTAAACCTAGCTTGGACGATGCTGCCCGATCGTTGGGGCACAATTCCACCAGTACCCTGCTGCGAATTCACGCACCATTGATTGGTGGGGGGTTGCTGACGGCGGCAATCTTGTTGTTTGTGGATGTGATGAAAGAACTGCCCGCTACTTTAATTGTGCGCCCCTTTAACTTTGATACGCTGGCGGTGGAAGTGTACCGTCTGGCTTCAGATGAACGTTTGGCCGAAGCAGCCGCCCCAGCATTGGCGATCGTAGCGGTAGGAATTTTGCCAGTAATGGTCTTGAGTTGGCAAATTACCCGGTTTCGGCAAAGTCAATAG
- a CDS encoding ABC transporter ATP-binding protein: MTDPSSQESAAVLCLDAITKQFSSAASPAVSSVSFTLQQGDLLALLGPSGCGKTTLLRLIAGFEQPQSGSITIAEQIVAGNGTWVAPEKRGVGMVFQDYALFPHLTVQQNIAFGLRQKPGSTVSQRVQEAIALVGLQGMEQRYPHQLSGGQQQRVALARALAPYPFLVLLDEPLSNLDVQVRLRLRQELREILKAAGTSAIFVTHDQEEALSIADRVAVMRHGQLEQLDTPEAIYRQPASRFVAEFVTQANFLSACRQDQVWQTVLGKIPVTLTAVDAIEAQSNRSKDQLEQVELMVRQEDLSLEADETSDIIVRDRQFLGREYRYWLQTSAGQELVARTAASLRLPIHTRVQVTINTQRLQVFVPLSARETEPDRTMAKQTNIPVR; encoded by the coding sequence ATGACAGATCCAAGTTCTCAAGAATCAGCCGCCGTTCTGTGCTTAGATGCTATTACCAAGCAATTTTCCTCTGCGGCAAGTCCGGCAGTCTCATCGGTAAGCTTTACCCTGCAACAGGGAGATTTGCTGGCACTACTAGGGCCATCAGGCTGTGGCAAAACGACCCTGCTGCGCTTAATTGCTGGATTTGAGCAACCTCAAAGCGGCTCAATCACTATTGCCGAACAAATTGTAGCTGGAAATGGGACTTGGGTCGCTCCCGAAAAACGTGGCGTGGGGATGGTGTTTCAAGATTATGCCTTGTTTCCACACCTAACCGTTCAGCAAAACATCGCGTTTGGGTTGCGTCAAAAACCTGGGTCAACTGTCAGCCAACGAGTGCAAGAGGCGATCGCCCTCGTCGGTCTACAAGGCATGGAACAGCGATATCCTCATCAACTGTCAGGAGGACAGCAACAGCGGGTGGCCCTAGCACGGGCTTTGGCTCCCTATCCATTTTTGGTGTTGCTCGATGAACCGCTAAGCAACCTTGATGTGCAGGTGCGGCTACGGCTGCGGCAAGAACTGCGAGAGATTTTGAAAGCGGCAGGAACCTCTGCTATTTTTGTCACCCATGACCAAGAAGAGGCATTGTCAATCGCCGATCGAGTCGCGGTGATGCGGCACGGTCAACTAGAGCAACTGGACACTCCCGAAGCGATTTATCGACAGCCTGCCTCGCGATTCGTGGCAGAGTTTGTAACGCAAGCCAATTTCTTGTCAGCCTGTCGTCAAGACCAGGTCTGGCAAACGGTACTTGGTAAAATTCCAGTGACTCTGACGGCCGTCGATGCCATCGAAGCGCAGAGTAATCGCTCGAAAGATCAGCTTGAGCAGGTTGAACTCATGGTGAGACAAGAAGATTTGAGCCTGGAGGCGGACGAAACTAGCGACATTATTGTCCGCGATCGGCAGTTTTTGGGCCGCGAATATCGCTACTGGTTACAAACCTCGGCTGGACAGGAACTAGTAGCAAGAACCGCTGCGAGTTTGAGGTTACCCATTCACACTCGGGTACAAGTCACCATCAACACCCAACGGCTGCAAGTATTTGTGCCGTTGTCCGCTAGAGAAACTGAACCCGATCGAACAATGGCAAAACAGACGAATATACCCGTGAGGTAG
- a CDS encoding tellurite resistance TerB family protein → MVQTPPPPSITPRQMNLLRIVTAMAWSDGELAQEEVDVMLDRFSGLFATEATQQQQLRQELRDYMMQNIPLEELTAKLQTQEERELVLRLGYEVICSSARTPDEDNINDEEAAAYQKLVDLLGLSPETAQRVIAEAEEILNTDENLIDSLTRQLQQFMQ, encoded by the coding sequence ATGGTTCAAACTCCACCCCCTCCCTCGATAACACCGCGTCAGATGAACTTGTTGCGCATTGTGACGGCTATGGCGTGGTCGGACGGAGAATTGGCGCAGGAAGAAGTAGATGTGATGCTCGATCGCTTCAGTGGATTGTTTGCAACCGAAGCCACCCAGCAACAACAGTTACGCCAAGAACTGCGCGATTATATGATGCAGAACATCCCGCTAGAGGAATTAACCGCTAAGCTGCAAACTCAAGAAGAGCGAGAACTAGTGCTGCGTTTAGGCTATGAGGTGATTTGCTCGAGCGCTCGCACTCCTGACGAAGACAATATTAATGATGAAGAAGCGGCTGCCTATCAAAAACTGGTAGATTTGCTAGGGCTATCTCCTGAAACCGCCCAGCGAGTGATTGCTGAAGCAGAAGAAATCCTCAACACGGATGAGAACCTCATCGATAGCCTAACTCGGCAGTTACAGCAGTTCATGCAATAG
- a CDS encoding Fe2+-dependent dioxygenase, which yields MILCIGNVLTPDELKTIGSALNATEFVDGQATAGWHAKLVKQNLQAKADALPLQEAQSIVQTALHRNALFQMAVRPKAMRPLLFNRYDTGMFYGSHIDNAIMGDRNQVRSDVSMTLFLSSPSTYAGGELVIEDTQGSHAFKLDAGSMIVYPSSTLHRVEPVTQGIRLAVVTWIQSFIRDASDRELLFDLDTARQAIFQQQGKTQTFDLLTKVHANLIRKWAEL from the coding sequence ATGATTCTTTGTATTGGTAACGTTTTAACGCCTGACGAGTTGAAAACAATCGGTTCTGCTTTAAACGCAACCGAGTTTGTGGATGGTCAAGCCACTGCGGGATGGCACGCCAAGCTAGTTAAGCAAAACCTGCAAGCCAAAGCCGATGCTCTCCCGCTTCAGGAAGCCCAATCGATTGTCCAAACAGCACTTCATCGGAATGCACTATTTCAGATGGCGGTACGACCCAAGGCGATGCGACCGCTTCTATTTAATCGCTATGACACTGGCATGTTCTATGGTTCTCATATTGATAATGCCATCATGGGCGATCGAAATCAGGTACGATCGGATGTTTCAATGACCCTATTTCTCAGTTCCCCGAGCACCTATGCAGGTGGAGAGTTAGTCATTGAAGATACTCAAGGCAGCCATGCTTTCAAACTTGATGCAGGTTCAATGATTGTGTATCCGTCGTCTACTCTACATCGAGTTGAACCTGTGACTCAAGGTATTCGCTTAGCTGTTGTCACCTGGATTCAAAGCTTCATTCGCGATGCCAGCGATCGGGAACTCTTATTTGATTTAGATACGGCTCGCCAAGCTATTTTTCAACAGCAGGGCAAAACCCAAACCTTTGACCTCCTGACCAAAGTTCACGCCAATCTCATACGCAAATGGGCAGAGCTATGA